The Oryzias melastigma strain HK-1 linkage group LG15, ASM292280v2, whole genome shotgun sequence genome includes the window TATCAGGatcgacttttattttgacagctgACTCTGTTTCCGGATGTCTTCCCCTGGCTGTGCTCCGCGCGCTTGATGCTTCTCAGCTCTGTTGTCATGGCGACTGCAGCCTGCCAGTCCGCTCGGAAAACCCCGCAGCTGAAGGGGAATTCCAGGAGTCAAGCTCGAGCGCTGACTGGCTAAAAGAGGGGGCGGGCACTACCCgtgcaaaatcaaaataaagtagaggaaaatatttataaacaaaatatttacagtttaagtaaaagaaaagcaagTTGTTCTTCTCCAAGACTCGtgttacatgaaaaaaatacacgGTTCTAGTCTTGATAAATAAGATTTTGGAGACAGagcaagatttatttttatttttacaaatattttttacagctAAAAAATGAGAACAATGGAAGTCATtaatatattcataaatataGCAGAGTACAGgcctaaaaatattaattacttTATCAACAAAGTTCAGCTTTTGagctatttgaaaaatgttagtaaaaacatatttttgtacttacaaaaatgaaattagttttgggaaaaaaatcacaaaaaagaatttaaaaaaaacgtaataaggAGCCACAATGACAGCCtgttaataaaatagtttatcCAACCATTTTGTGTTATTCTTTTAATAATTGTGTCTTGTATTCCATTTTGTACGGTGGAGACAAACCCAGCAGTTTGGTAAAGTCACTTCAGTGGTGCTTATGAAGTTCTTAATTAGTCAAGGTTATACTGTAAACTGAGGTAAATTGTGGAGGaatattaaaatttgaatacCGCCGAAGCCTAGTATGAACAACAGTTATGGTTCTGAAGAGAGAAACTTCATCCAGAGGGAGGAACGCAAATACAGACAGTCAGATAGATGCACAAACAGACAGACATATACgtgtatttatgtatatttgtttgtctttattgaTGAAGGTTAAATTAAGGTACATATGTAGACATTGCAGTTAAAGAAAAGCCTGAATTGGTGTTGGAACATTGACTGGAATTATTAGAAGTTCTGTTTGGAGACATCTGATCTCTGGTAAAATTAAAGGactaactaaaaaaatgcaaagttgttattgaatattataaaaacatacaaaaaacaaaaaagttgttaGAAATCAGATTTTAGGTGCTTTTCCTCGTTGTATTCAATGGAAAACTTGCCTCCTGCAGCTTCGGGAGAAACTGCAAAAGTCCGAACTTCCTGGTTTGGGTCAAACCTGGGAACAGAACCaggagtgagtgagtgtgtttGGGGGGCAGAATCCTTCAGTTCTTAATAACATCTCTCACTTCCAAATGTCCCTCGTGATCATtgtctgtaaaaataataattattcttatatacagtctatgcttcTGATGGGGAAGCTGGCACAGATCACGTGATTCTACTACATGTCAAGCGCCAAGGGCCAAAATATGACGGAAAACCCCCTAATATTCACGGCTATTTTAGAACGTGTTTTTTGGCCTTTTCGCTTGCCATACACAAGCGCGGGCCTGCGCGAGGAAATGAATCTCGCCCCGGTCCAATGCACGGTTGTAGCCGTGGACAATGACCCGGTACAGCCAGGCTGGCGTGCGCGGTCACTGTGAAAAACATGTAGGAGCTGGGTAACTTTTTGAGACGTAAAAAGGAAATGACGGACTTCCGCGCGCGCGACGCAGAAGAACAGCGAGTTCCGGTGCGGCAGCAAATGCTGTCATAAAGGTAAACCAAAGCGCACGAGACCAAACACGCTGCCACGAGCTCGTTTGTTATATCTGTGGTACTTAGCGGTACTAACATCTCCACTAACATCTGTCTTTGTTTTATGCGGGATTTAGCtaacaaacagtaaaaaggCTGTGTGTTTCCGGCcgacattttcaaaataaatgcagaattttaatttgaagtttaaactaaaaacattcaaaaagtttttaattaaatgtttaaacaataGAGCGAACCACTGCAATGCTTTTAAAGATATATAACATATGTCAtgattttcagttaaaaaatatccaaattcatgtaagttttgttgtttttagaaaaatcgttgtgggttttttgtttctattatgatccaaatattttattgttgtttccaGTTATGCATCTTTAGGGTAAAAGTCTTAAGTTTTTACAAAATAGTTGCATTTTGGACGGATGTAGCAGCTTTGGAGCTAACTTTTTCAATCAGACAAATTTCCATGTGAGAAGCCTAACTGTCAAACCAGACCCCAATTCCAGTGTTgcacatttgtaaaaatgagcaaataaatgtgcaaaatttaaaaatacattatactatagctataaataaattatacaaCACTGtagaaagagaaacaaaatgatttattttgtcaatACATTCTAAATGTCAGCAAAGTGTtcactttttgaatttttattgttttattgcagcttttctgttattttaccGTATTATTCTACTTCAGTTTAATTTATCACATTTAAGAGCCTCTCTAAACGTCTTTTGATCTCTTTTTGTCAGCAGACGGCATGAGCAAGCGGCCAAAAATCCACGTCTTTCTCGGGGCTCCGGCCCCCACTTCTGCACCTGAAGCCCCGGTGGAGGTGAGCAGTCGTCCTCCTGTCCGCTGGAGACACCTGGAGCTCACCTGGAGGGACGGGAAGCTCAAGCCTGCATCAGGTGAGGCATTCAGGGACCCAAAGAGGGTTTGTGTTTGTAAATAACATTTGGAGCAACAATCACAGATTTGGAAAGAAGAcgagtttttaataaattcctTCCAACTTTTCACATTTAGGTCTGATTATCAATAAAACATCTCCATGAAAACataatcttctgttttttgttttgtggtcagcagggggcgctgctgACCACAAAACATTCATGCAGAAGAGCACATTCTTGGGTGAAAGACTTTGATCATGTGACTGCTGCTTCATCACTCGgcttgtttttgatttgtttgcttttgcgtgtttgtttttttgtctttgtggtcgttgtttgtgttttttttaagtgaaatatgAAAACCTTTCCATCTTCTTCAGGTGAAGACGAGGATGAGGCTGACCAATCCCAGTCCGGGTCAAGAGGTCAGGAGGATCGGTCAAAGACTGAGGCTCCCATCATGGAGGGGGGGTCCGGCTCTGAGGAGGGGGGTGCATGTTTGGGGTCCTTGCAGGAGTATCTGGACTTCTGTTTTCCTGCTGCTCAGCCAGAAGGACCGGATCAATGTTTGCCCGCCCCCGAACCCCCCCCTGTGTCCACCCGGACTCACTACCTGAGCACCTGGACCCTGAGTCAGGCTCTGATGCTGAAAGGCCGGCACGCCGTCCAGTCAGCAGACAGCCCAGAGAAAACCCCGCCCAAACCACCCCAAACCCCTCCCACCGATTCCTCCAACACCCCTGAGCTCTTCAGCCCCACAACTCCCTCCCCAGGCTGCTCCTCCGAGCTCTTCAGCCCCCAGCGCCCGACGCAGCGGGTGGAGGCAGGAGGCGTCGTCCTTGAGGTCACCACAGACGGCGTTCTCTGTTCTCAGGAGGCCTCCCCCTGTGACCCCCCAGCAGAGATCCCATGCGCCAAAAGACCCCTGATCTCTGAGGACTCTGGGGTTGTTGCAGCAGGACTCCAGAACCGCACCACACCTTTGGACAGGTGTGTCCGGGTGGGGGCGTGCTTCTCCGTCCTCGTGGTGGTGGTGCACCCGTGTCACCTGAAGGAGGTCCAGGTGAGTCCGTGTGTTCTTCTGGACGTGGAGAATGGCCGACACGGCTTACACAAATGGAAAAGAcacaacacgacaacaaaagacacaacgcattgacaaaagacacaacacaacgacaaaatacaacacattgacaaaagacacaacacaacgacaaaatacaacacattgacaaaagacacaacacgacgacaaaatacaacacgacgacaaaagacacaacacgacgacaaaagacaacacaacaacaaaaaatacaacacaacgacaaaagacacaacacgacgacaaaagacacaacacgacgacaaaagacaacacaacaacaaaaaatacaacacgacgacaaaaaatacaacacaacgacaaaagacaacacaacaacaaaaaagacagcacgatgacaaaaacacaacacaacaaaaaccacaacacttAGTTTCATTTATCTCCTCTCAGGTCAATTCTCAAAGTTTTCAAGCTGTTGATGCACCAACAGCTTAAAACtgaaagaaacttaaaaaaagtcagttattcatttttgttgtgttgtggcttttgtcattgtgttgggactattgtcgttgtgttgtttcttttgcatttatgtgagccgtGTCGACCACCGTAGAAGAATGTTCAGGAGCGTTGTTTCTAAAGGTACAGAGACCAGGTGGTCGTGGAAAACTGATTAATGCTGATTAATGCTGTGGGAGAATCATGAAGCGTGAGCCGTTCTCTACATGActcacatgaacacaaacacatgtgtgtgtgtgtgtgtgtgtgtgtgtgtgtgtgtgctctgaTTTGTTCATTTACTGAGTTCTTATTGAACAGAtggaacaaacacaaacatttcagtgaataatttatttatcCACTTGAGCTCCGAGCTTTgaatatgaaagactttgttcTGGTGGACGAGCGGCTGACATTCATCTGAACTCGTGTGTCGAGCTGACCCGTCTCTGGGGTTCTGAAGGTTCTGTGTTTGAAGGTGAAGTCCGGCCCCTCTCTGGGGTTCTGAAGGTTCTGTGTTTGAAGGTGAAGTCCGGCCCGTCTCTGGGGTTCTGAAGGTTCTGTGTTTGAAGGTGAAGTCCGGCCCGTCGGCGGGGACCGCGGTTCCTCTGGCCTCCGTTGTGGTGACAGACCAGTCTCACCTGGACGTGAAGGTGGTGCTGTGGAGGCGGGCTGCGTTCTGGGCGCTGACGGTGAACCCCGGAGACCTCCTGCTCATCACAGGTGATCGGCGGGGGTTAATCTGGGGTCGGACCCGGGGTGGGGGGGTGAATCCGTGGATCCTCCAGGTAGGTGGGAGTGGGTTTGTCCTCAGGTGTTTCTGTGTCCTGCTCAGGTCTGAAGGTGACGGAGGACAGGTGGAGAGGAGAGACGGTGCTTCAGTCCACCTTCAGGAGCAAACTCCTCAACATTGGCCACGCCTCCTCCCCACCACCAGGTACGccttcagccaatcagctcCTTCTTCTCtgtgttactcagtcattagtGTCCGTCTCTCTCTCTCAGTGTCCCACCATGTTGATGCTCGCTCGCTCTCCTCCCTCTGCACCGCTGTCAGGAAgcggcgccccctgctggtgtCTCTACCCAGACACACCCCTCAGGACCTGAACCGCCTCCCCTACGCCTCCCTGAGGGCTCTGAGAGTCAACACGCTGGTAAACGCACTGCTGCGTGTGACCCAGAAACACCTTAGCTCAGGTGAGAGTGGGCGTGGCCTAGCAAATACTCCAGTCTCAGCACATTCTTGGAGCACAACTGTTGAACTTTCGCTCTCCAGAGCTGCGCAGCGAGGCGGAGTCTTGCAGAAGGTCTGCGTTTGAGACAAAGGCGGTTCTCACCGTGGAGCAGCCCGGTGGCCAGCAGGGGGTGCTGCTGCTGTGGGGGGCGACTGTGGCCTGGCTGCCTCgattcagcaaaaacaaaggtACCGCCGAGGGTCTGTGTGGTTGAACATTTACGGAGGCTCAGAGGCGCTGGTGGTTGTTTGTTTCAGCTGTGTGGGACTTCCACAACCTCCTGGTGAGGGAGgggctgacctctgacctcccaGAACTCCACTCTACTCCCTGGAGCTCCGTCCGGGCTCTGGACCCGACCGACCGCCGCCTGTTGGACTTCCAGCGGATGCTTCTGCCCAGAGCCAGCCCCCCCCTGGAGCTGGACGTGGACACCCTGCTGTCCCAGAAGTACAGCGGTGAGCTGGACCTGCCGCCTCTGAGGTCATGTGGTGTTGTCCCGCTGCAGCCGAACCACGAGGTCACGTGGTGCTGTCCCGCTGCAGCCGAACCACGAGGTCATGTGGTGCTGTCCCGCTGCAGCCGAACCACGAGGTCATGTGGTGCTGTCCCGCTGCAGGTGAGGTGGAGCTGAGGGTCCAGGTGGTGGCCTTTCGCTTTCAGAGCGCGCCACAGCTGGTTCTGGACAGCGCCGCCACCCTGGCTGCGGTCACGGCGACCCTGGGGGATGACATCACTTACACCGGCTGCAGTCGCTGCTCCACCGAGCTCGACACCGACGCCAACGGCATCTACGGCCCGTGCTACCCCTGCCTGCCGCACACGGCGGTGCGCCGCTACTACAGGTGCCATCAGTGACATCGAGGgccgccacgattagtcgactaattgacaatagattgactattaaaatagtcgacgactaatttaatagtcgattagtcgttactttattctcatatggagtcagtgtagtaaagtggaaagttataatgacattctgcagcttttttgagTATTATTGCATTTATGAAGGTtgttagtctgttttggagtttagctaatatttcagcttcatgctagctgttttggctaacttagccttttttagtctaatttggcatttaactagtattttagctggctttcagtttcagcatcttcagcggccaaattcagctcacagcattcacactaacattgtTGCAgttaatgctaatgtgaatataTCTCAtctttagttggtttaaagctaatgatggttaagatgtgagcTTTAAACCCACTTTgtacatgacctgattagtcgactaattggataaaataatctgtgactattaaataatggtttgtggcagctctagtgaCATCGTGAGAGAACATCAGAGCAGCTTTCtcacagcttcttcttcttcttcttcagaccaGGTGTGCTGACGGTGAGGGGAGGGGATCACAGCCACCTGCAGGTGCAGGTTCCTTCAGATCCTCTACAGAAGATTCTTCAAGCTCCTCCTGACAAACTGCAGAGGAGTTCAGGTACGTGGAGCCACAGGGCAGGAGCGTCACctgttcaggtcagggaggaaCCAGAAGTTCTTCCCAGAAGGCTCTGACTCTTCCAGAGCCTCTAGAGCTTCTGGTTTTCCTAGAAGAAGCTCAGACTTCCACCCTCAGGTTTATCTCTTCATTTTGACCATGAATCTCTGATTCTCCAGCGCAGGTTCCTTGAATGTGGTGTGTCAGCCGCCTCCCTTCAGGGTGTGTTCTTAAAGGGACGTTCGGTGAAATGTCGCTCTACTTCATACTGTGAGGGCGTCGGCCCAAAACAAGATTCTTTACACGTTTCTGATTATCTCAGACTTGAAGGACAAACGCCTGCAGGAGAAACAGATTTTCATTGCAGTTTCCAGAAACTCGCTGGTTCCACTAAACCCTTCTCCTGTCGTTTTCAGCTCCGGACTCGGACGTGAAGTTCATTCAGGTCGCAGCAGAGCGGATCAAGAGCCTCCTCTCCCTCCCCCGGAGAACCGTCATCGTCACGCTGCGCAGCCACTTCCTGTGTGACGAGAACAGCATCCCCATCACACAGAGCTTCACGCTGCTGGATCTCCAGATCCCCACGTGAGGAACGGCCGACCTTCAGCTGCAGGAAACTCCAGGATCTGCAGCAGATGGAGTCCGCTTTCAGCCCTGCAGGAACATCTGTGTCCTGAGAAACGAATGTATCTGTGCTCGTGTCCAGAGTTGGGGTAACAGGTTAGAAAGTAAGGAATTCAAGTAATTTAATCACTTTTGTCATTAAATTATACTTTGAGTTACAAATGTAACAagttaaagttcaaattttGTAATAAACTGCACTTATGTTGTTACTTAAGTTTCATAGGTTCTGACATTTTCTGTCTGTTAAATGAAACGAAATGGagattaaataagaaaaaactgaGTAACTTAATTACAATTTCACCCAATAactaaagtaatcaattactttttaaaaagtaatttacccAACACTGACTGTCATATCACACAAGTTTATCTGGAAGATTTTACAGAAACATGGATCTCTTATGGATTCACTCTTTAACTGAAGCTTAAAGAAAGTGAGAACATCAACAGATTTTTTACTTGATAAagtttaatgctaaaatatggatcttttaatgaatgaatacaCAGTAAACACAAACAGGTAATATGTGTGacattaagtaaaaaaagaagacaatgtttttgggggtttttgacacaaaagatgtgcagcaaaatgacaaaaagagaTCCGATTCCTGAAACCCGATCGTCACTCCTGGACACTTAAACACTTCCAGGTAACTGAAGATCCAGGTCAGAACATCCATGGTTCCAGAACTTCaggtttgacagatttttgctGGGAGCGGGCGTTCGTGTCGGATGTTTGGTTGTTAAAATCAGAAACATGGAAGTCAGTCGCCGCAAAGCTTTAATGAAAGACTCCTCTTGTcagtggtgggcggagcctgatCAGTCCATTTGTGCTGACCAATCGGAGCTTTGAGGTTTAGGACAAGCAGGAGGATCTTTTACTTCTCCACTGAGGTTTCTGCAGCCACCTCCATGAGATCGTCCAGGAGGTCTGAGGAAACCGAAAGAGGAAAACTTCAGACCTGAGTTTTCAAAGTGAGAGTTGGAGAAGCTGCAGTGTCCTTACCTCTGTCACAGTCAACTATCTGtcctttgttttcttcaccTCCTCCACTCTCTCCGTGTTTCTCTCCTTCATGGTGTCCTCCTCCACTTCCTTCAGGCCCCGCCTCACTAAAGAGGCCATCAAACCCGGATTTCTTCTGCCTGCCCTTCTCATCGTCGTCATCGTCGTGTTTGTGAAAGACCTTTGAGAAGAAGCCTCCATCGTcatccttcttcttcttgtcgTCGTCTCCAAACGAGAAAATCCCGCCgtccttctccttctccttctctttGTCCTTGTCGCCTCCAAAGAAGGACATAAATCCTCCCTTTTTCTCgtccttttttttgtcctcgATGCCCAGAGCGTTCTTCACCGCGCCCTCCACCATGTCCCCTGCAGCACAAACAGAACGAGaagagttgcattacctgcacaAATGCTGGTGTGAACGTGTTATGGCGAATGTGGTCcctaaagatgctgaagacatttattttaattactgaaTGTTGTGAACACGCTGAACATATTGATACCAAACTTGGATAATTTGTAGAAAGGGCACAAAGAATTGGaagaatttcatttaaaaaaatacaattttgctaaaatataagcttaactccaaattagctctaaaaatatcagtagatgctaacttagccaaaaaagctaacatgtggctaaaataaatggtgtaaaaatcaaaaaacaattttaaacacataaacatgtcctgtcttcctgtttttttagaaatgccTTCATCAAGGAAAACTAACAAGTACTCCATCACTTTTATCCCAAATGCCACAAATCTAATCTTAAATCAGAGTGAACACACCCGAGTGTAGAAGGTACCGGTTCCTATCTTTTATCCtttaatggtattttttttctatttatttatttgtttttatttctttaactcgtggtttttactgtttgttgTCTTATGTCATATGCTTGAGAACTGATTTTAACTGAGTTGCCCTTGGAAGACTAGAAAAGTTGTTCTATTAGNNNNNNNNNNNNNNNNNNNNNNNNNNNNNNNNNNNNNNNNNNNNNNNNNNNNNNNNNNNNNNNNNNNNNNNNNNNNNNNNNNNNNNNNNNNNNNNNNNNNNNNNNNNNNNNNNNNNNNNNNNNNNNNNNNNNNNNNNNNNNNNNNNNNNNNNNNNNNNNNNNNNNNNNNNNNNNNNNNNNNNNNNNNNNNNNNNNNNNNNNNNNNNNNNNNNNNNNNNNNNNNNNNNNNNNNNNNNNNNNNNNNNNNNNNNNNNNNNNNNNNNNNNNNNNNNNNNNNNNNNNNNNNNNNNNNNNNNNNNNNNNNNNNNNNNNNNNNNNNNNNNNNNNNNNNNNNNNNNNNNNNNNNNNNNNNNNNNNNNNNNNNNNNNNNNNNNNNNNNNNNNNNNNNNNNNNNNNNNNNNNNNNNNNNNNNNNNNNNNNNNNNNNNNNNNNNNNNNNNNNNNNNNNNNNNNNNNNNNNNNNNNNNNNNNNNNNNNNNNNNNNNNNNNNNNNNNNNNNNNNNNNNNNNNNNNNNNNNNNNNNNNNNNNNNNNNNNNNNNNNNNNNNNNNNNNNNNNNNNNNNNNNNNNNNNNNNNNNNNNNNNNNNNNNNNNNNNNNNNNNNNNNNNNNNNNNNNNNNNNNNNNNNNNNNNNNNNNNNNNNNNNNNNNNNNNNNNNNNNNNNNNNNNNNNNNNNNNNNNNNNNNNNNNNNNNNNNNNNNNNNNNNNNNNNNNNNNNNNNNNNNNNNNNNNNNNNNNNNNNNNNNNNNNNNNNNNNNNNNNNNNNNNNNNNNNNNNNNNNNNNNNNNNNNNNNNNNNNNNNNNNNNNNNNNNNNNNNNNNNNNNNNNNNNNNNNNNNNNNNNNNNNNNNNNNNNNNNNNNNNNNNNNNNNNNNNNNNNNNNNNNNNNNNNNNNNNNNNNNNNNNNNNNNNNNNNNNNNNNNNNNNNNNNNNNNNNNNNNNNNNNNNNNNNNNNNNNNNNNNNNNNNNNNNNNNNNNNNNNNNNNNNNNNNNNNNNNNNNNNNNNNNNNNNNNNNNNNNNNNNNNNNNNNNNNNNNNNNNNNNNNNNNNNNNNNNNNNNNNNNNNNNNNNNNNNNNNNNNNNNNNNNNNNNNNNNNNNNNNNNNNNNNNNNNNNNNNNNNNNNNNNNNNNNNNNNNNNNNNNNNNNNNNNNNNNNNNNNNNNNNNNNNNNNNNNNNNNNNNNNNNNNNNNNNNNNNNNNNNNNNNNNNNNNNNNNNNNNNNNNNNNNNNNNNNNNNNNNNNNNNNNNNNNNNNNNNNNNNNNNNNNNNNNNNNNNNNNNNNNNNNNNNNNNNNNNNNNNNNNNNNNNNNNNNNNNNNNNNNNNNNNNNNNNNNNNNNNNNNNNNNNNNNNNNNNNNNNNNNNNNNNNNNNNNNNNNNNNNNNNNNNNNNNNNNNNNNNNNNNNNNNNNNNNNNNNNNNNNNNNNNNNNNNNNNNNNNNNNNNNNNNNNNNNNNNNNNNNNNNNNNNNNNNNNNNNNNNNNNNNNNNNNNNNNNNNNNNNNNNNNNNNNNNNNNNNNNNNNNNNNNNNNNNNNNNNNNNNNNNNNNNNNNNNNNNNNNNNNNNNNNNNNNNNNNNNNNTAGATcatgtgaaagatttttgataatcaaatcaaatatttttcctgtcagaatttttatattctcaataaaagtttagaATACTGATCTGGTCTTTACttaaaatgcactttggtggagaaaagtttGTATTATTGGTCTAATGTCTTGTAGATTAAATCGTTTCATAATCAAATCGTTTCCTCCTGAACTACATACGTATAcatctatacatatatattttgaaatgtctttGAATCATCAAATCTATATTTCTTTAACCATTTAGTTCTgggttaaatatttaaaaaaaataataataaaataaaactgctgtAAACTAGCACACATGTATAGAATAACACTATAGAGTCAGACTGTGCTTttccttgaataaaaaaattaaaaaaaatttttttttaaaagacatttttttaagataaggTTAGACATAAatgtatgaacattttcttttacttcatgAGTTTCCTAATTTCATCACGACTAAGTTTAGTTACATTTATCACTCCATTTGTACGGCTTgaataaaatacaagttttgATAACATAACTCTGTTAACAAGTACGGATGACTCCTCTGGACAGAATTCTTGTTATtagttaccatggaaacaggGCGAGGTGTGGAGCGGGGCTGCCCAACCCTGGACCTCGAGATctgccaccctgcctgttttcagctgtctccaattcgtggtgctgattacctggatcaggtgtgttcagtcagtcaGTGTGAGGAGACACCTGaggcagccaatcagagagcagAGCAGACTGAACTGGGAAACAGGCTGGAGGGTAGGCCAGATCAAAAGAAGTTTCTCCTGATTCAGGGGGCAAAAGCGGTTCTGCTCATGCTCAGACCCGGTTCTGGAGCTGTGACCCCCCCACTGTTTCACCTCCAGAACCAGAGGCTCACCCGAGTCGTCCATACCGGTCAGAACCAGGAAAACAGAAATCTGGGCTGCTGCACTCACCCACTTTGTCTCCCACCATCCTCGCCAGCCTGTCCATCCCTGCAGAGCGTCAGTCGGTGTGTGCGTTCCAGCAGACAGGTGAGACTGAAGCAGCAGACGCCGCTCAGGTGTCTCGGTTGCTACACAGGTGTGGCAGACGGGCCGGACCAGTTCCACCTGCTGTGACATTCAAATGTGCTGCGTTCATGAACACGAGCTGCTGCGTCTGTTGGAGAGcaggcacacctgt containing:
- the LOC112161985 gene encoding oleosin-B4 isoform X2 encodes the protein MVEGAVKNALGIEDKKKDEKKGGFMSFFGGDKDKEKEKEKDGGIFSFGDDDKKKKDDDGGFFSKVFHKHDDDDDEKGRQKKSGFDGLFSEAGPEGSGGGHHEGEKHGESGGGEENKGQIVDCDRDLLDDLMEVAAETSVEK
- the shld2 gene encoding shieldin complex subunit 2 isoform X1; this encodes MSKRPKIHVFLGAPAPTSAPEAPVEVSSRPPVRWRHLELTWRDGKLKPASGEDEDEADQSQSGSRGQEDRSKTEAPIMEGGSGSEEGGACLGSLQEYLDFCFPAAQPEGPDQCLPAPEPPPVSTRTHYLSTWTLSQALMLKGRHAVQSADSPEKTPPKPPQTPPTDSSNTPELFSPTTPSPGCSSELFSPQRPTQRVEAGGVVLEVTTDGVLCSQEASPCDPPAEIPCAKRPLISEDSGVVAAGLQNRTTPLDRCVRVGACFSVLVVVVHPCHLKEVQVKSGPSAGTAVPLASVVVTDQSHLDVKVVLWRRAAFWALTVNPGDLLLITGLKVTEDRWRGETVLQSTFRSKLLNIGHASSPPPVSHHVDARSLSSLCTAVRKRRPLLVSLPRHTPQDLNRLPYASLRALRVNTLVNALLRVTQKHLSSELRSEAESCRRSAFETKAVLTVEQPGGQQGVLLLWGATVAWLPRFSKNKAVWDFHNLLVREGLTSDLPELHSTPWSSVRALDPTDRRLLDFQRMLLPRASPPLELDVDTLLSQKYSGEVELRVQVVAFRFQSAPQLVLDSAATLAAVTATLGDDITYTGCSRCSTELDTDANGIYGPCYPCLPHTAVRRYYRPGVLTVRGGDHSHLQVQVPSDPLQKILQAPPDKLQRSSAPDSDVKFIQVAAERIKSLLSLPRRTVIVTLRSHFLCDENSIPITQSFTLLDLQIPT
- the LOC112161985 gene encoding oleosin-B4 isoform X1 — protein: MDRLARMVGDKVGDMVEGAVKNALGIEDKKKDEKKGGFMSFFGGDKDKEKEKEKDGGIFSFGDDDKKKKDDDGGFFSKVFHKHDDDDDEKGRQKKSGFDGLFSEAGPEGSGGGHHEGEKHGESGGGEENKGQIVDCDRDLLDDLMEVAAETSVEK
- the shld2 gene encoding shieldin complex subunit 2 isoform X2 — translated: MSKRPKIHVFLGAPAPTSAPEAPVEVSSRPPVRWRHLELTWRDGKLKPASGEDEDEADQSQSGSRGQEDRSKTEAPIMEGGSGSEEGGACLGSLQEYLDFCFPAAQPEGPDQCLPAPEPPPVSTRTHYLSTWTLSQALMLKGRHAVQSADSPEKTPPKPPQTPPTDSSNTPELFSPTTPSPGCSSELFSPQRPTQRVEAGGVVLEVTTDGVLCSQEASPCDPPAEIPCAKRPLISEDSGVVAAGLQNRTTPLDRCVRVGACFSVLVVVVHPCHLKEVQVKSGPSAGTAVPLASVVVTDQSHLDVKVVLWRRAAFWALTVNPGDLLLITGLKVTEDRWRGETVLQSTFRSKLLNIGHASSPPPVSHHVDARSLSSLCTAVRKRRPLLVSLPRHTPQDLNRLPYASLRALRVNTLVNALLRVTQKHLSSELRSEAESCRRSAFETKAVLTVEQPGGQQGVLLLWGATVAWLPRFSKNKGEVELRVQVVAFRFQSAPQLVLDSAATLAAVTATLGDDITYTGCSRCSTELDTDANGIYGPCYPCLPHTAVRRYYRPGVLTVRGGDHSHLQVQVPSDPLQKILQAPPDKLQRSSAPDSDVKFIQVAAERIKSLLSLPRRTVIVTLRSHFLCDENSIPITQSFTLLDLQIPT